The following coding sequences lie in one Cyanobacterium stanieri LEGE 03274 genomic window:
- a CDS encoding alpha/beta fold hydrolase translates to MKVIENKRKVGNVEWFFRSCFPVQETDKNPVFFLHGLPSQSFCWTEIMPFVAELGYSAIAPDWLGWGNSDKPDKRDFAYTPQAYIKALTDFIDAFKVEKINLVIQGFLATVGIQYALQNSEKIDKLIILNSPISTNAKLPWLIKQCGIPFLGDMVTQDPLFVDRTLEKGAGYVISDENLAYYRKPIVTSSLAGRTMVNIVKRMQFFDTMKEIETGLKTWKKPCLIIWGVDDPWLSIESVEQIVKENSHLTLKKLAEAKHYPQEHFSKEINPILVNFL, encoded by the coding sequence GTGAAAGTAATCGAAAATAAAAGAAAAGTGGGTAATGTAGAATGGTTTTTCCGCTCTTGTTTCCCCGTTCAAGAAACAGATAAAAACCCCGTTTTTTTCCTCCATGGTTTACCATCCCAGAGTTTTTGTTGGACGGAAATCATGCCTTTTGTGGCAGAATTGGGTTATAGTGCGATCGCCCCTGATTGGTTGGGATGGGGTAATTCAGACAAACCAGATAAAAGGGATTTTGCCTATACTCCCCAAGCCTATATTAAAGCCTTAACAGATTTTATTGATGCTTTTAAAGTAGAAAAAATTAATCTAGTTATCCAAGGTTTTTTAGCCACTGTTGGCATTCAATACGCCCTGCAAAATTCAGAAAAAATTGATAAATTAATTATCTTAAATAGCCCCATTTCTACCAATGCAAAATTACCATGGCTAATTAAACAATGTGGTATCCCTTTCCTTGGAGATATGGTAACTCAAGATCCTTTATTTGTCGATCGCACCTTAGAAAAAGGAGCAGGTTATGTAATTTCTGATGAAAATTTAGCCTACTACCGTAAACCCATTGTAACTTCTTCCTTGGCTGGTCGAACCATGGTTAATATCGTTAAAAGAATGCAGTTTTTTGACACCATGAAAGAAATAGAAACAGGTTTAAAAACATGGAAAAAACCTTGTTTAATTATCTGGGGAGTAGATGATCCATGGTTAAGTATAGAATCTGTTGAACAAATTGTTAAAGAAAATTCCCATCTTACTCTTAAAAAGTTAGCTGAAGCAAAACACTATCCCCAAGAACATTTTTCCAAGGAAATAAATCCTATTTTAGTGAACTTTTTATAA